One window from the genome of Candidatus Yanofskybacteria bacterium encodes:
- a CDS encoding acyltransferase → MAKQRFKKWNKPKIKHGKLTKWNWMVQHPKNLELGADTDIGAFSYINAKNGVVIEGGVQIGSHCSIYSVSTIDGKGGRVVLKENCCLGTHSTVMPGVTIGKNSVVGAHSFVNKSLPDNVIAVGCPAKIIKRLK, encoded by the coding sequence ATGGCAAAACAAAGATTTAAAAAATGGAACAAGCCCAAAATTAAACACGGCAAACTGACAAAATGGAATTGGATGGTTCAACACCCAAAGAATCTTGAATTGGGGGCGGATACGGACATAGGCGCGTTTTCTTATATTAATGCTAAAAACGGAGTAGTTATAGAAGGCGGTGTCCAAATTGGTTCTCATTGTTCAATTTATTCAGTTTCAACAATAGATGGAAAAGGCGGCAGAGTTGTGTTAAAAGAAAACTGTTGTTTGGGAACTCATAGCACGGTTATGCCCGGTGTAACAATCGGCAAGAATTCTGTTGTGGGAGCTCACAGCTTTGTAAATAAAAGTTTGCCTGATAATGTTATTGCTGTCGGATGTCCAGCAAAAATAATTAAACGTTTAAAATAA
- a CDS encoding SDR family NAD(P)-dependent oxidoreductase encodes MLDDFQDKIILVTGGTGSIGAELVRQLLKYKPKQIRVLSRNETRQYHLLEALRYPKNLRMLIGDIRDQERLQLAFKGVDIVFHAAALKHVPFCEYNPSEAMKTNIIGSHNIIDAALHAGVKKIIAISTDKVANPLNVLGVSKLMMEKLFINSHFFLGDKMKLACVRFGNVAWADGSVLPIWSKQIEAKGAINVTNKNATRFLMSIKQAVSLTLKASQLCFGGEIFILKMPSIRLSNLAELFINKYYPRKKIKIKYVGDRAGDKLHESLLGSNDSNKETWINNEMLILVPTADIHNLVGEPHSYDGFQKTTSGLSFSSEDYLDTKKIEKII; translated from the coding sequence ATGCTTGATGATTTTCAAGACAAAATAATATTGGTAACCGGCGGCACGGGGTCAATCGGCGCCGAATTGGTGCGCCAGCTTTTAAAGTATAAACCCAAGCAAATCAGGGTTTTATCCAGGAACGAAACACGCCAATACCATTTGCTGGAAGCGCTTCGTTACCCTAAAAATTTAAGAATGCTGATCGGAGACATAAGAGACCAAGAGCGTTTACAGCTTGCTTTTAAGGGCGTGGATATCGTTTTTCACGCAGCCGCTTTAAAGCATGTTCCTTTTTGCGAGTATAATCCTTCGGAAGCGATGAAAACCAACATCATCGGTTCGCACAACATTATTGATGCGGCCTTACATGCCGGGGTTAAAAAAATTATTGCCATATCCACCGATAAAGTTGCCAATCCTTTAAACGTGCTTGGTGTTTCCAAACTTATGATGGAGAAATTGTTTATTAACTCTCATTTTTTTCTCGGCGATAAAATGAAATTGGCCTGTGTTAGATTCGGGAATGTCGCTTGGGCCGACGGTTCGGTCTTGCCGATATGGTCAAAACAAATAGAAGCCAAAGGCGCGATTAATGTTACCAATAAAAATGCGACCCGCTTCCTTATGTCCATAAAACAGGCTGTCAGTTTGACTCTAAAAGCGTCTCAGCTTTGTTTTGGTGGCGAAATTTTTATTTTAAAAATGCCCTCAATTCGTTTGAGCAATTTAGCCGAATTATTTATTAATAAATACTATCCAAGAAAAAAAATAAAGATAAAATACGTTGGTGACCGAGCCGGAGATAAATTGCACGAATCTCTTCTGGGTTCCAACGACTCTAACAAAGAGACGTGGATCAATAATGAGATGTTGATTCTTGTGCCAACCGCCGATATCCATAATCTTGTTGGTGAGCCGCATTCTTACGATGGCTTTCAAAAAACTACCTCGGGTTTAAGTTTTTCCTCGGAGGATTATTTGGATACTAAGAAAATTGAGAAGATTATTTAG
- the neuB gene encoding N-acetylneuraminate synthase — MKKIKIGHKTISDKFPVFIIAEAGVNHNGRLDLALKLIDAAAVSGADAIKFQTFRAEQVVTASGKMAKYQIKNLGANIKQFAMLKELELKEKYYPELVKRAKKKNIILFSTPHGGHESVDFLQSLRMPAFKFSSSDLTNIPLLRYAAKFKKPMIISTGMATLAEVREAVGAIKGAGNNKIVVLHCTTNYPCPLDEVNLRSMLAIMKNTKTLVGYSDHTADAQASFVAVTLGACVIEKHFTLDKNLSGPDQKASMEPSEFKQMVEQLKNINLILGSSVKKPTKSELQYLPIVRKSIVAARNILKGDKFTKENLTVKRPGTGLPPKVFFKLIGTVARTDINADTLIEKKHII, encoded by the coding sequence ATGAAGAAAATAAAAATAGGTCATAAAACAATATCTGATAAATTCCCCGTCTTTATAATCGCTGAAGCCGGTGTTAACCACAATGGCCGTCTTGATTTGGCTTTGAAACTGATAGATGCCGCCGCGGTTTCCGGGGCGGATGCGATTAAATTTCAAACCTTTCGTGCTGAGCAGGTCGTTACTGCCAGTGGCAAGATGGCTAAATATCAAATAAAAAATCTGGGGGCAAACATAAAACAATTCGCAATGCTAAAAGAACTCGAGTTGAAAGAAAAATATTACCCCGAACTTGTTAAGCGGGCCAAAAAGAAGAATATCATTTTGTTTTCCACCCCCCACGGTGGACATGAGTCGGTGGATTTTTTGCAATCTTTGAGAATGCCGGCATTCAAATTTAGTTCTAGTGATTTGACCAACATTCCGCTTCTTCGGTATGCGGCTAAATTTAAGAAGCCCATGATCATAAGTACTGGTATGGCTACTCTTGCCGAAGTGAGAGAGGCGGTCGGTGCCATAAAAGGGGCCGGCAACAATAAGATCGTTGTGCTTCATTGCACTACCAATTACCCCTGCCCTTTGGATGAAGTTAATTTAAGATCAATGTTGGCTATTATGAAAAATACAAAAACTCTGGTGGGCTATTCTGACCACACAGCCGATGCGCAAGCGTCTTTTGTGGCAGTGACACTGGGTGCCTGTGTCATAGAGAAACATTTTACTTTAGATAAAAATTTATCCGGTCCGGACCAGAAAGCTTCAATGGAACCATCTGAATTTAAACAAATGGTAGAACAATTAAAAAATATAAATTTAATTCTAGGTTCTTCGGTTAAAAAACCGACCAAAAGTGAATTGCAGTATTTGCCAATTGTGCGAAAAAGCATTGTTGCGGCCAGAAATATTTTGAAAGGGGATAAGTTTACTAAGGAAAATTTGACTGTCAAAAGGCCGGGAACCGGCTTGCCACCCAAAGTTTTTTTTAAACTAATCGGAACGGTAGCAAGAACTGACATAAATGCAGACACACTAATAGAAAAAAAACATATTATATGA
- a CDS encoding methyltransferase domain-containing protein, translated as MRFRKKIYNFAKKLVFQRNLLSYELHGRKPWSRGYFEYKWREIGAVLKNNDLLKLFKNGEKLPEKYGVGVDERIVEIPWIISQIGGDRVEMLDAGSALNFVEIVEHKNVASKNLFVMNLNPESNCFWKKGVSYVYGDIRKAPFKSDNFDIISCVSTLEHIGMDNTQIYTGEKQFKENNGDYLPAVLEMKRMLKPGGTLFITVPFGQYENHGFFQQFDLQMVQKIIDAFGAASCESVFYKYSKNGWQISDEARCSDAKYFNIHKDKQIDEDYAAAARAVVCIILKK; from the coding sequence ATGAGATTTAGAAAAAAAATATACAATTTTGCCAAAAAATTAGTTTTTCAGAGAAATTTATTATCCTATGAATTACATGGCCGTAAACCTTGGAGTCGAGGTTATTTTGAGTATAAATGGCGTGAAATTGGTGCGGTTCTTAAAAACAACGATTTGTTAAAATTGTTTAAGAACGGCGAGAAACTGCCGGAAAAATATGGTGTTGGCGTTGACGAAAGAATTGTTGAGATTCCCTGGATAATTTCCCAAATCGGCGGTGACCGTGTGGAAATGTTAGATGCCGGTTCGGCGCTTAATTTCGTGGAAATTGTTGAACACAAAAATGTTGCCTCTAAAAATCTTTTTGTAATGAATCTAAATCCAGAATCAAATTGTTTTTGGAAAAAAGGAGTGTCGTATGTTTATGGCGACATAAGAAAAGCACCCTTCAAAAGCGATAATTTTGATATAATTTCCTGTGTTTCAACGCTTGAGCACATAGGAATGGATAATACTCAAATATATACCGGCGAAAAACAGTTCAAAGAAAATAACGGTGATTATCTGCCGGCGGTTTTGGAAATGAAAAGAATGCTTAAACCGGGCGGAACACTTTTTATTACAGTGCCGTTCGGTCAGTACGAAAACCACGGCTTTTTTCAGCAGTTTGATTTGCAAATGGTGCAAAAAATTATCGATGCTTTTGGTGCCGCCAGTTGTGAGTCCGTTTTTTATAAATATTCAAAAAATGGCTGGCAAATAAGTGATGAGGCAAGGTGTTCAGATGCTAAATATTTCAACATACACAAAGATAAACAAATTGACGAGGACTACGCAGCTGCCGCCAGGGCGGTGGTTTGTATAATTTTAAAAAAATAA
- the neuC gene encoding UDP-N-acetylglucosamine 2-epimerase (hydrolyzing) translates to MTRTKKKVAYVSGTRADFGLMTPILRAIDKSKKLNLQVYATGIHLMPEFGETVRHVRKEFPDTISIKAKFETDNRLGTAKFTGNFLERLANIFSENKPDFVLTLGDRPEMLCTAMACLYLGIPTGQVHGGEKTSTVDEVARHAITKLSHIHFPATEESARRIEKMGEEDWRIHIVGAPALDAILNEKLPTREELFKELGLDFRKKVILVTQHPVSEEAEDAAIQMEETLAAIKKFNLPAVITYPHADAGGRKIIKVLEKEKSNPLFHIFPSLEYKQFLAFEREAAVWVGNSSGAMIESSSFQTPVVNIGIRQMGRQRGDNVIDVGHNKKEIEKAIDKSLNDAAYLKRLKKIKNPWGDGKTGPRVAKILENININARLLTKQITH, encoded by the coding sequence ATGACCAGAACGAAGAAAAAAGTCGCATATGTTTCCGGTACTCGTGCTGATTTTGGTTTGATGACCCCGATACTTAGAGCCATAGATAAAAGTAAAAAACTTAACTTGCAAGTATATGCTACAGGAATCCATCTGATGCCGGAATTTGGAGAAACGGTGCGTCACGTCAGAAAAGAATTTCCCGATACAATCAGTATCAAAGCAAAATTTGAAACAGATAACAGATTGGGGACGGCAAAATTTACAGGTAACTTTTTGGAAAGATTAGCCAATATTTTCTCTGAAAACAAGCCTGATTTTGTTTTGACCCTCGGCGACAGGCCGGAGATGCTTTGTACGGCTATGGCCTGTTTGTATCTCGGAATTCCTACCGGCCAAGTTCATGGTGGAGAGAAAACATCTACCGTTGACGAGGTTGCGCGCCATGCGATTACTAAGCTATCCCATATTCATTTTCCTGCAACTGAAGAGTCGGCTCGCCGTATTGAAAAAATGGGCGAGGAAGATTGGCGGATACATATAGTTGGAGCCCCGGCATTGGATGCGATATTAAACGAAAAACTTCCGACAAGAGAAGAATTATTTAAGGAACTTGGTTTAGATTTTAGAAAAAAAGTTATCTTAGTCACCCAACATCCAGTCAGTGAAGAAGCTGAAGATGCTGCTATACAAATGGAAGAAACTCTTGCTGCGATCAAGAAATTTAACCTACCTGCAGTTATTACTTATCCCCATGCTGATGCCGGTGGCAGAAAAATTATAAAAGTTTTAGAAAAAGAAAAAAGCAACCCGCTTTTTCATATATTTCCAAGTTTAGAATATAAGCAGTTTCTTGCGTTTGAGCGCGAAGCTGCTGTTTGGGTGGGTAATTCCAGTGGTGCCATGATAGAGTCATCTTCTTTTCAAACCCCTGTAGTCAATATTGGCATTCGTCAGATGGGACGACAGCGCGGCGACAATGTTATTGATGTTGGCCATAATAAGAAAGAAATAGAAAAAGCAATTGATAAGTCTCTAAATGACGCGGCTTATTTAAAACGGCTAAAGAAAATTAAAAATCCTTGGGGAGACGGCAAAACCGGTCCGAGAGTTGCAAAAATACTGGAAAATATTAATATCAATGCCAGATTGTTAACAAAACAGATAACCCATTAG
- a CDS encoding DegT/DnrJ/EryC1/StrS family aminotransferase, whose translation MKKYPVAKPHITKDEHIAVREVLSSGNLSLGPKYKEFEKLFAKKIGTKYACAVSSGTAGLHLAMIASGIGPGDEVITSPFSFIASSNCILYVGAKPVFVDINPITYNMEPAEIEKRLTKRTKAILVVHIFGQAADMAPILKIAKKHKLKIIEDACESVGAKYNGQNTGTFGESAVFAFYPNKQMTTGEGGIIVTNSKKAYELCGSLRNQGRAENMQWLDHQYLGYNYRMNEMSAALGVVQLQKLDFMIKQRQRIAGWYSKHLGPFSSFVEVPTIAKGNTHTWFVYVVRIKNKVTKRNGVIDALQRVGISAKPYLPSIHLFSFYKDKFGFKEGDFPIAERVSQSSLALPFYIGLKESDIKFIVAKLIVVLQKHA comes from the coding sequence ATGAAAAAATATCCAGTTGCCAAGCCCCACATAACAAAAGATGAGCATATCGCAGTGCGGGAAGTTTTAAGCTCCGGTAATTTAAGCTTGGGGCCGAAATATAAAGAATTTGAAAAATTGTTTGCCAAAAAAATCGGCACAAAATATGCTTGTGCCGTGTCCAGCGGTACTGCTGGTTTACATCTGGCCATGATTGCATCTGGCATCGGGCCGGGCGATGAGGTAATTACTTCACCCTTTTCATTTATAGCTTCGTCAAATTGCATTTTGTATGTTGGCGCTAAACCTGTTTTTGTTGATATAAATCCAATTACTTACAATATGGAACCGGCCGAAATTGAAAAGCGTCTTACCAAAAGGACAAAAGCTATTTTGGTGGTGCATATCTTTGGCCAGGCGGCTGACATGGCGCCAATTTTAAAAATTGCCAAAAAGCATAAATTGAAAATAATTGAAGATGCCTGTGAATCGGTGGGGGCTAAATATAATGGCCAAAACACCGGAACGTTCGGGGAATCGGCGGTTTTCGCTTTTTATCCCAATAAGCAAATGACCACTGGCGAAGGTGGGATAATTGTAACCAACAGCAAGAAAGCATATGAGCTTTGCGGGAGTTTGCGCAATCAGGGTAGGGCGGAAAATATGCAATGGCTGGACCATCAGTATCTTGGTTATAACTACAGGATGAACGAAATGAGCGCAGCTTTGGGTGTTGTCCAATTGCAAAAACTTGATTTCATGATAAAACAGAGGCAAAGGATTGCTGGCTGGTATAGCAAGCATTTGGGGCCATTTTCAAGTTTTGTGGAGGTCCCCACCATAGCTAAGGGCAATACCCATACCTGGTTTGTGTATGTTGTAAGAATAAAGAATAAGGTAACCAAGAGAAATGGGGTTATAGATGCCTTACAAAGAGTTGGCATAAGCGCCAAGCCATATTTGCCGTCTATCCACCTATTCAGTTTTTATAAAGACAAATTCGGTTTCAAAGAGGGGGACTTCCCGATTGCTGAAAGGGTTAGCCAGTCGTCATTGGCTCTACCTTTTTACATAGGCCTTAAAGAAAGTGATATTAAATTTATTGTGGCTAAATTAATCGTAGTATTACAAAAACATGCTTGA
- a CDS encoding glycosyltransferase family 9 protein codes for MKFSNKFINLGIILLCFLYYLFHGRANKIPLNPKRILVLRWKPHVGDVVYITPMFRAIKTMYPDSKLYVIGAGRVEEVIRHNPDIDKYINYENNFWTVVKQLKKEKIDFACLANLGSTIGFALLYFAGIKGISTFSLESDRGDTSVSYSILKKFALTSPFYTGQYVPPQYLKLLAPLGANTGDAHFRLYFSKDAENKVNNVFIQNSISASDLIVAFAPGGAIPERWWPAERFAELAKIIHKEYNAKILLVGAGKDERPIIAMLAALGDVPAVNLLNQSLDEFKATISKCNLVIGNDSGPMVTADAFDVANLVFVGSTDEREYHRPPGQLNRVLKSVGGDVKNITLDMAKQEIDVILNNLKK; via the coding sequence ATGAAATTCTCCAATAAATTTATAAACCTTGGTATTATATTATTGTGTTTTTTATATTACTTATTTCACGGTAGAGCCAATAAAATTCCTTTAAATCCCAAAAGGATTCTTGTTTTGCGTTGGAAGCCGCACGTGGGAGATGTTGTTTACATCACGCCAATGTTTAGGGCCATTAAGACCATGTATCCGGATAGCAAACTTTATGTTATCGGGGCTGGACGAGTGGAGGAAGTAATCAGACACAACCCGGATATAGATAAATATATAAATTACGAAAATAACTTTTGGACTGTCGTTAAACAGTTAAAAAAAGAAAAAATTGATTTTGCTTGTTTGGCCAATCTTGGCAGTACGATAGGTTTTGCTTTGTTATATTTCGCAGGCATTAAGGGCATTTCTACTTTTTCACTAGAGAGCGACAGAGGAGACACCTCGGTTTCTTATTCAATTCTAAAAAAATTTGCACTCACGTCGCCGTTTTACACCGGCCAATATGTTCCGCCGCAATATCTTAAACTGCTCGCTCCACTTGGTGCTAATACGGGTGATGCCCACTTCCGTCTATATTTTTCTAAAGATGCGGAAAATAAAGTTAATAATGTTTTTATTCAAAATAGTATATCAGCAAGTGATTTAATTGTCGCTTTTGCGCCTGGCGGCGCGATTCCCGAACGCTGGTGGCCGGCGGAAAGATTTGCCGAACTTGCCAAAATTATCCACAAAGAATATAACGCTAAAATTCTGCTTGTCGGAGCCGGCAAAGATGAGAGGCCGATAATAGCGATGCTTGCGGCCTTGGGTGACGTTCCGGCGGTTAACCTGCTTAACCAAAGTCTGGACGAATTCAAGGCTACAATTTCAAAATGTAATCTTGTCATAGGCAATGATTCCGGCCCGATGGTAACGGCCGATGCCTTTGATGTGGCAAATCTTGTCTTTGTCGGATCTACAGATGAGCGCGAGTATCACCGCCCGCCAGGTCAGTTAAATCGAGTCCTCAAGAGTGTCGGTGGCGATGTGAAAAATATAACCCTTGACATGGCAAAACAAGAAATTGATGTTATATTAAATAATCTAAAAAAGTAA